The Leishmania braziliensis MHOM/BR/75/M2904 complete genome, chromosome 28 region CCGCAGGGGTTGCGGACATGACCGTCCGCAAAGACATTCTGCCCCTGTTGGCACGTAGCCAACACACCACCGTCAACACTTCTGAGAGGGCGTTTGCGACGCCggcggagaagctgaaggTGAACGTGCCGCATCACTGGCTCAGCGAGGGCGCGGGGATCTCTGCGCAGTCGCTGAACGCCGCGTGTGGGCTTGCGCTTCCGGAGGTGGCGGACTCGCTGCGTGTGTTCTGCAGCATCTACGAGGAGGACCCCGACAAGGCGTGCCGTGTCTATCGAATGAACACCCGCGACAACTACCGCGCACTGAACGACGACATCATTTCTGCCAAGTGCTCTCAGCTTCACCTAGAGGAGCCACTGCTGAACGCCGGGGGTGCTGCGGGGTCTGGTggtgcaggcggcggcggcaccggtgtAGTGAATCGCTTCACGTTCCCATCCTTGCTTCcccacggcggcgcgcaccCTGGTCACTACGGTGGTACTGGGGGCGCAGCCCatggcgacagcagcaaacCGGCACCGTCCGCTGGCGCTATGGCCCTTGCCACGCTGCTTCCCGACAACCCCATCACACTGCGGGAGAGGATTGACGACCAGCAGGTGTACATTGTCGGCAGCTTTATCGACTCCGTACCGCCACCCAACGTGTTTGTGACGCGCAGCGTGATTGGCGCGCACGTCACGCTGGAGCCCGGCGCTCGCATCACGGACAGCATCCTCATGGGCAACGTTGAGGTGGGTGCGAAGGCGGTCGTGCTAAACAGTGTCatcggcaccggcgccgtaGTGAATGCCGGATGTCGTGTTGTCGGTACCACTGTTGGACCCCGCTGCGTCGTCGAGGAGAACGCGAGTGACACGATCATTGAGTGACACTTCACTGGCTTGACTCGGTGTcaccgtgtgtgcgtgtgtgtacatgCGCGCGTAGTTGTGAGCGAGAGCACGCGCCTGTGTGTCCTCAGCAAAGTGACGCGGCGGGTAATGCAGGTGCAGGCAGATGCGGACAGAGGGCGGCGTCGTTCGTCTTCGTATTTTACTCTTCGCTGTTcgtgtccccctccctccctctctctctttgtttgcgGCCTAAGTCGCTGGTGGTTATCAAATGCTCTTCTCAATCGTGTTCGTTTTCCCTGTTGTCGATGGAATTACGCAAGCGCGTGTGGATGGGGAGAGACGGCCGGTCTGCCAAGCGCGCCACACGAGCGAATAGTCGCTGTGCGTGTAACTGTGTATGTAGTTCGCTTGGCGATTTCCACCCACTCCTCTTTCACCCACTGAcctgcgctctctctctctctctctccacttgtcccctctctccctcgagTGTTTGCGTGCacgagagtgtgtgtgtgtgcgtgtgtgtatacagcagcggcagcagccagaGGTGCAGTAGCGCATCAGCACCCGTGTTCTCTCAACGTCGCGCTTCCCCACCCCATTTACCCTCTTCGTCTTGTTCATTGGGCGCCCAGGCAGCGATCCGCTTCAGCTCATCTCCGCGAAGTGACGGTGCGACCCGTGAGCGTCGCTCTCGTGTCATTTCTTGAGAAAGAGGAGTCACAAagtcgctcttttttttcttctgtcgGCGCACgggcgcgcgtgtgtggtggtATAGCGGTGGTTGCCGACGAGAAACCGCCTCTTGCGCCACTGCGCCTGTCTGTGGGTGCTATACTGTCGCCCTCGGCTCCCTCCTCATCACGAGACGCAGCCCATCGgctaaacacacacacacacacagacacacacacacacacatatatatatatatatatagacagacacgcacgcagggaAGAGAAACATGGAGTCCGGCGCTTCCCACGAAATTTTGTTGACAAGAACAGCACTGCCCATACAACCACGCTCACTCTGCTTTGTCGTGCTTCACCACGGCTATTATGCCAATTCCAATGACTTCCGATACTTACTCACGGCGAGTAAGCAGGTGCTGAAGTCCCTCAAGAGAAGCAATACGGATGCGAAGGACGAGGGGCTGCCTTCACCAAAGCCGTGCTATATACTCATCTCTTGTCATGACAACGACGGCCATAGGATGAATGCCGGCGTGTTGGCCTGTGCACATCGCGTCGTCAATCATGTCTGTGCCGTTGTCTCTGCAGTGGTGACCAGGGAGCTCAGTATCGATGATATGCagtgctctgctgcagctaAGGAGACCGCTCTCGCTGCGAACGGTGCGCCAACGGCAGCGAGGCGTGAGCTGCATTTCAGCGCTGTGGGCCACTCGATGGGCGGCCTCATTCTGCGCGCCGCACTGCCCTTACTGATAGACAAGATTGAAGGGACCTACGGGGAGCAGTCGCTGGGGTTCGCGGTGCACTGGGATGTCTTCTGCACCTTAGCGACACCGCACCTTGGCGTGAAAAACATGATGTCCAATACCAAAATGTTCCTGGGCCAGCACATCGGGTGTTACCTCTCGACAGCAATCGCCGATCTGTTCTGCAAGAGCAGCGTCGTGTCTGCGGACTTGGTTTCACGCGACAGCCTTGCGGCCTGGGCTCGCTTTAAGCGGCGAGTGCTGCTGAGCGTTGTAAACGACGAAACAGTACtgatgcacagcagcagcttcgtgATGCCCTTGCACATTTTGAAGCGTGACGGTGCGCCGCTTCCTACGGCAGAGGCGGACCTCACCGGCGCGTGCTCCAAGACCAACGCGGGGACTCACCATCGGCAGGCTGACTGCAGTGCTCTTTACCTTGCTCGCCTTGGCATCATGTGTGCGTCATCGCttgaggagctgcgcggcaACGGTGTGCTTCTCACGGAGGTCTCGCCTGACCTGTGGCCGCCCGGGGTTCTCCCGGAGGAGCGCGCACTGGCGGAGCACATCCTGCGGGATGTGGGGCCGCTGGAGCTGCATGTTGTCGACTTCCGCCCGCGGTTGGCGCGTCTTACATCGAGGGATGCCTCCCATGAGAGGCACGGCGGTGATGTCGCACTCAAGCCTGGCATCGTGGCGAGGGGTATGATGATGCTGGGGGTTAACCGCTTTAGTCACTCGGCCCTTCTGTGCAAGTGGCCTTTTTCatacccctccctctttggGTTTGTTTTGGAGTATGTCGCCTCAGACTTGATTTTGACGCCGCTTAGCAgcgctgtgcctgtgccaACACCGCAGGAGGCGCTCCAGCACAGGAGTGCGACTTCCAGCGGTAGCCCCACGGTAGCCGACAGTGGCGAGGGCATGGCGAGTGCCGCTGAGATCGCTTCGCCGGCTCTGTAATCCGTTGCCAAGTGAGAAGGCCGTCTTCTCAGCCTTATGCACCTCTCGCCTTCAcgtgtttctctctgtgcatgcAACTCCTCGACGCTCCGTGGCGGGGCGTCAATGATCCCTTTTCAAGGAAAgcgtgcaggcgcgcgaGTGCCTTGCTCACTAGAGCGCCGCTTTTCATTGCTTACCATTTCTATTGCGAGTTTCCTTGCATGCGCTGTCTAGCTCTCCAGCGGGGGGATcgcctttctccttttcatGCTCTGTTGCGGTCTGCTGCTGGTGTATACATCCAGCCAAACTTCGAGAACGAACAAGCCAATCAAACGAGCTCGACAATGAGGGCGTGAGCACGCACGTCTGCACAGGCCTCTGGGACGATGCGTCCTGCGCACTTACCGGGTACACCCCCACGCGCATCGACGCTAGCACGCTAGCCCcagcccctctcctttcctccgtAGGGAgccgtctctccctctctcatgTGTGTAGGCACATTGtgttcgctgctgcgtcgtaTGTGCCGTTATCTAAGAATGACAGATGCTGCCTTGCgggctctctctgtgtctcgCATCAACTGGCCTGCGTTCCTTTGCTGCTCTCTGGTGCACTTCCACCCGTTTCCCCTCCCGCTACACTCGCGTCTACTCACTCCGGTACCCCAATCTCCCCCCTTNNNNNNNNNNNNNNNNNNNNNNNNNNNNNNNNNNNNNNNNNNNNNNNNNNNNNNNNNNNNNNNNNNNNNNNNNNNNNNNNNNNNNNNNNNNNNNNNNNNNcccccccccccccgccatCTCGCGCGCGGCGGACACGcttgcctttcctcttccgGAAAATGggcctttctttttttccctttcgaCTTCGCACTGCCGCCGCATCACCAgggcgcctcctcctcttcccccaaTGCAATTCTAGTCATACTCACACGGCTGCAGGCAGGCAAGTACTGCGCACCCATCCACTTCTGCAGAGCAATGAAGCGTGTTGCCGTGGATAAGGGTGGTAGTCTCTCTGCACGTCGGTGTGCTTGTCGGACTAAACCGCTAGCTACAGTGCACATCGCTACGCAAGCGCCTTCAGCCCCctcgtgcgcgcgctctctttctgtggATGTCTTCACGATTCTCTCCGCTTTGCTCTCTTAGGCTTCCTCCCATTTTTCCGTCTACCGTGGTTGCCTGGAATGCAGGCACCCTACGGCGCCGTATCGCTTGTTCTTTTCCTActgctcctcccccttttctccttcgcACGTGTGACTGGGTCGTCGCCTTGAGTCCTTGCGTGCTATGGCTGTCCTCTGCCCCCTCTTGTTGTGTGCCCCGCCGCTGCGAAGGGTCCTATTCGTGCCTCTCTTGCCCTCGCCGCGTGATCACCAGTCCTCTCTCACCTTTTCAGCCTTCAttccccttttcctgctGCGAGACAGACTTCGATGAACTCTGCCGCGGTGAGGTGGACAAATGTGTCTTGGCACCCTCGTGGTCACACCAGAGCACGcgttcgccgccgctgctttcGCTGATGCTCCTCTCAGCGCTTTTCGTCCTGCTGGCTCTCACTGAGGTCGCCAATGCGGCTATGGAGGTGCCGGGGGCCGGTGCTTCGCTAGGGCAGTGAACCTCCGCCACATCAATCGATTTCGGCACCACTGCCACACCATGCGTGTTGAAAAACAGCACGACAGTATGGATGCCGGCTCCACCGCTGTGGGTATGGACGCTCGACGACTGTCAGAATCAACCGCACCCCGAGTTTCTCAGCAGCTGGCCCAATCAGTCATCACTGACGCTTTGGTCGAGTAGAAGCGCTGCCACTTCCTACGCTTCACGTAGCACCTCATCTGATCTCGTGTACCGCGCCGTCTGGTCGACTGGTGCGTTGCACGTGAAGGCGGTGactaggggggggggcaacgtCGGGGACGCCGAGCTCGAGGTGGTCAGCGCTATCGCGGCCGACCTGCTAGACATTGGTGAGCTTGACATTGTCGTGCAGGCCAGTAATGGATCCATCTGGCCGCTGAGTGACTCTTCCGTCACCCCCGCGTCGTCATCATCCTCGTCCACCTCGCCCTTTCGGTCCATTTCTATCATCAAcgttggcgcagctgcctccCCTGTCGCTCCCTCCACCCAATCAAGACGGCGCCTGCTGTGTCGCTGGAGTTCAAGATGCCCAATGCTCCCCAACTTACTGTGGTGCCGGATGTTCTATGCACCCTGGCGAACCCGCATGTGGCACAGGCTGCGCTGGCCTTCGTGAATACGCAGGATCAGCTTGTCCTTCTTTTTCGCATCGTGGGTATGCCCGTACCGTCAACACTGCAGTGGTCTCCAGGTTACGCGacgcgtgtgcttgtggacgagcacagcagcaccacgcaTCGGTCTGTATTGCCCTTCTCTATTCTGCTGGCGGACGTGAACGAAGACTGCgcagcggagctgctgctcgcggtgcgcgacacgcagaggcagcggtgcgaaGTGCGCATGTTCAGTCAGAGCGGAATGACAGCACCGGCCGCAACGTCGCCTTCTTCAGTATTTGTCTCAtcattgctgctgcagcagctaGCCGAGGATGCCGGAGAGCGCTACGGCGAGACCTTTACGTTTGCCGACATGAGTGGCGACGGCctgccggagctgctgctctctgtTCAGCTTGCCAACAGTACCGCATGCTTCTCCGCAGCAGATACGACGGATGTCACGGAGACTTGCACTCCGTACCATGCTATCCGCGTCTTCTACCCAATCCGCGCTTtgggtgttggtggtggaCCGTCATGCGGGCCGCCTGAATCGAGCGACGAGCGACACCTCACGTACACGGTCACCCAGAGGGAGCTGTTTGTGTTGAAAGGAGGAGTGGTGTGGAGTGGCACAGTGGAGTAAATGCAACCAGCCAACCGTAAGCGAGAGGCTTCCCCTGTACATGCCGAGTTACCCATCAGCACCGCTAGTGCTCCAACCAGGCAACTACAACCGCGATCGTAGATCTAGTCATCCCCAGCTCCTTCAGGTCTCTTGTGCTGACCTCGCGCACTGCCAGCGGCGCTCGGGCGATGGTGTGCACACCCCTTGACGCGAGTGTTGGAAGTTCAGCAGTGGAGCAGGCCATAACGACCGCCCAAAACCCACCAGCGCCTCTGCGGCCTCCCGAGAAGCCTACCGCGCAGCCACACCGTTGTTTGCCGCGCTGACCCAGCCTGGACGGCTGGAGGTGATTCTGACACACCATAGGTGGTACTCGAGCGCCGACACGGCGAGAACAGCTGCGATGACGGCCGCTGATATTGACCACAGCGTGATGCAGGTCTACCAAAACGAGGCGGTGTCGAGTCGATCCTACTTTCCCTCGGCGTCGGCTAtcgcggcggctgcgcatgGTGCCGCATTCGTCGGAACAACGCATCACATGAGATGGCAAGACATTCACATGCATTCGCACTGGGCCCCTGTGGCACAGATCGACAGAACACAAAGCCCCGCGTTGCTCCCCTCGCAAATGCTGGTCGGTCTTGACGAGACCTTCTCCTACGTGCATGAGTACACCGTCGGACTTCGGGTGACACGGTGCACCAGCTGCACGGTGAATGTAATGCAGGCAAACAGGTTGAGTGCGACGGAGCTTATGCAATTGATGCAGCGCAAGGAGTGACCGTCGTGCCTCGTCCCGAATGCGGCGATGTTAGCGCAGCTGACACCAATCCACAGGCCGCAGGAGTGGAGCTTGGCGATGTATTTTCCCACATCGACGTATCGTGTACTGTTGGTGATGGCATTGGCTGTTGCTCTGGTTGTGATTGGTCTACCAGTtgtgtggctgcgctgtgAAGAGATGCAGAGCGGCTACAGAGAGTCGCGCACTCCGTTAGGACACTGTGAGAGACGCGGGtggggtgtggtggcggcgaggGTGTACAGACCGTATTAGGCAGGGCGCCAGTGCCTCGTTGCAGCGGGGCACTTTTcattcctctttctccttcgctgCGTGTGGCTGGCCCGTATATCGCTTTTctcacctctcctcttttccctttacTTGGACACCGTCTGCGTGAACGTATTCGAGCCCTGCTGTATTGCCGCTATTTTTTCAGAGTGCATGTcacccccgcacacacgcacacacgcacacacgcacgcacgcacacacgcgggTACGCACGCACTTGCCAATCCTCAAGAGGtgcttctttctccctcgtGGTGTTGGTGTGACTTTCAGCACTTTTCAGTTGTCGCCGGCAAGCTGCTCCGCGGTTGACATCGGCTTTATCACCCCAGAGGCGCGAAGTAGTCACGGACGCTCCGCTTCCTGTTCTACTCAgtgctctccctttcctttcctggTTGTgcctgtttttctttgcacCTCAGGCGCTGTACACTGCCACGGCGGTATCCGCTCCGTctccctcctgctgctcgtccttcggctcctcctcctcctcctccacgatTGTCTTCTCCGCCCGCTGTCCTCTGCCGCCCTACTCCTTGGCACATTTTATTCATTCTCACCCACTCTCTCCCACGTACGTGCGCCCACACTCTACCTATCTTGCGCATCACCAGCCTACATCACTGATTAACCCAGCACACAGTATGGGCCATCTTGACCAGTGGCGTTCCCGCCAGAAGATCGGGATGGGCAAGGGCGCCCGTTGCTGCGTCATTTGCTCCAACCAGAAGGCTCTCATCCGCAAGTACGAGCTGAACGTGTGCCGTCAGTGCTTCCGTGAGAACGCTGAGCACATCGGCTTCACCAAGCTGCGCTAAGCGACAAACGGCGCCAATGGAGAGCAGTAAGACGTAAGTGAAGGTGAgggaacgagagagagagagggctgaTCGAGCGATGCACAGTGGAGCGAATAAACCGCGGGACGCAGAACATCTGCATCCTCCCATCAATCTTCCTTAGTTGGATGctctcacccccctccccgcatTCCGCTCTTCCCCGTTCCTTCTGCGGTGAGTGCGCAAGTCCAGCGTTCACGTGAATGCGTGCGTGTTCACGTCTGCTTGGATGGcgcatttgtgtgtgtctgaaGCGCATGTGGCATATTGCTGACTTCTTCGCTACCCTTCTTTAGTCGTTTTcgtttttcctttgcgcGCCACTCTTTGCCGCCATGGGCTTGTTTCGctttttcctcctcgcctctccccacTCGCAtgcgtcctctctctctctctgctcttcccccctttccctcgctcATCGTCTTGCGTGTCACTTGTTTGGCATAGAGACTCGAGTGCTGAGCCGAAGGAGGCGTCgagaagcgaaggaaaggggaggcgcggagacgtgcgtgcgtatgtgtgtgtgtgtgtgtgtgtgtgtatgtgtgaggTCGAGTTGGCTCAGTGAAAAGGACATCGTAGAGAGATTGATGGATGGGCTagaaagaggaaggcgagGCAAGGCATTCGATGGAGGGACGGTGTCTTTTCGAAGTCCCCGCGAAGGCCGAGAGTACGCACACATTAGTGACGGCTCGACAGGTCTCAAAGGGAGGATGAGGGAGGATGAAAGAGGGGCAATCGCACGTGTCTCTGCATCTCCAGAGACGCACCCTCCgtgagagagacaagaggaGTATCAGCGACGAGCTCTGTCGTCTGTTCTCCACTTGCTCGCCGTCAcattctctttctctctgtttctgAATACAGTGGAGCATTGCGCTGTGCACCACCAGCCACCTTCATCGCCAGCAGTGACTGGTGTTTTCGGCAAGGCtacgtatgtgtgtatgtgtatgcctctctctgtcggcttccctcttctcctgttGCTCTTGACGTTCTTTTTACGCGAGCCCACTTCATCTGACTACGCACATCTCCCCTTATCGGTCCCCCGCTTCTCCGTCTCACTTTGCGCTTGCCATCGGTGGCCCcatgtgtacgtgtgtgtgaggcTGCGCATGGCGGCAACAACGGCAACCGAGCCCCCATCTCCCCCGCGTCGCCNNNNNNNNNNNNNNNNNNNNNNNNNNNNNNNNNNNNNNNNNNNNNNNNNNNNNNNNNNNNNNNNNNNNNNNNNNNNNNNNNNNNNNNNNNNNNNNNNNNNCCCCAANACCCTCCTTACAAAACGAAGGGGAATTATTTTAATTTACCCCTTTATTCCCTTTTTACTAATTTTATTATCTTTTAACTTAGCTATTTTAAGTTTAAAGTTTTTTTAGTTCCAAGGAAACACTCAATATGTAAAATTTTAAAAAATTTTCCATATAATATAAAAATTTAATCAAATTCCTACCCAAGGTTTATTTTGTCAAAAAATTTTTTTACCCATTTTCCCACATTAGCGGGGGTCCCAATTACCCTTCTTGGGAAGCCCCCCCGCAGGATATATCCCCGCCTTGGAATTGGGCCCCTTTCCCTGGGCATACCGGCCAATTACCGTTCGGGCAAAGGGGGCCCCCGCAAATTCTATTCCCTTGCCCGCCACCTGAAGTGCGGGGGTACGGCTGGAGTCCCTGCGGTAGGGATTTTGTCCGGTTCGCAGGAACGGCGGGATCAGCCGGTGGGGCCCCGGCCCTCTTTGTCCCCACCGTCTctagaggtggtggcggggaaGGCAGGGGAAAACGAAGGAAgcgccgcagacacgcgaGACACGATCAGAGACGGATGCAACGGCGGCAGTCCCGAGACCGAGGCGTGGGCGCCGCACCTGATGACGGTGATatcacccccctccccgcatTCCGCTCTTCCCCGTTCCTTTTGCGGTGAGTGCGCAAGTCCAGCGTTCACGTGAATGCGTGCGTGTTCACGTCTGCTTGGATGGcgcatttgtgtgtgtctgaaGCGCATGTGGCATATTGCTGACTTCTTCGCTACCCTTCTTTAGTCGTTTTcgtttttcctttgcgcGCCACTCTTTGCCGCCATGGGCTTGTTTCGctttttcctcctcgcctctccccacTCGCAtgcgtcctctctctctctctgctcttcccccctttccctcgctcATCGTCTTGCGTGTCACTTGTTTGGCATAGAGACTCGAGTGCTGAGCCGAAGGAGGCGTCgagaagcgaaggaaaggggaggcgcggagacgtgcgtgcgtatgtgtgtgtgtgtgtgtgtgtatgtgtgaggTCGAGTTGGCTCAGTGAAAAGGACATCGTAGAGAGATTGATGGATGGGCTagaaagaggaaggcgagGCAAGGCATTCGATGGAGGGACGGTGTCTTTTCGAAGTCCCCGCGAAGGCCGAGAGTACGCACACATTAGTGACGGCTCGACAGGTCTCAAAGGGAGGATGAGGGAGGATGAAAGAGGGGCAATCGCACGTGTCTCTGCATCTCCAGAGACGCACCCTCCgtgagagagacaagaggaGTATCAGCGACGAACTCTGTTGTCTGTTCTCCACTTGCTCGTCGTCAcgttctctttctctctgtttctgAATACAGTGGAGCATTGCGCTGTGCACCACCAGCCACCTTCATCGCCAGCAGTGACTGGTGTTTTCGGCAAGGCgacgtatgtgtgtatgtgtatgcctctctctgtcggcttccctcttctcctgttGCTCTTGACATTCTTTTTACGCGAGCCCACTTCATCTGACTACGCACATCTCCCCTTATCGGTCCCCCGCTTCTCCGTCTCACTTTGCGCTTGCCATCGGTGGCCCcatgtgtacgtgtgtgtgaggcTGCGCATGGCGGCAACGACGGCAACCGAGCCCCCATTCTTCCACACCTAGCACGAACTGAGAGTGTCCACCGTCCGAGGGCATCACGGCTGCATTCCTTTCCCACCCTTACTCTCAGCCCATCAAGTCGACAGGGTAGCACTTCTTCACCTCCATCGAGCACAGAGCGGCACAAgggacacacgcacgcacgcacaggcgcaccacctccgctgctACCCCTCTCTTCTTATTGCTTTGCGAGTGACTTTCCTTTTCTAGCGCATCTTCCGTCCCCACAATCATCATCACCAGCAcaaggcggcgctggcgacgtGCAAGGCACGGTGTGACGTAATtatctctctctgtctctctgccaCTTGACTTCATAGTTGCCCACTGCACACCacccgcctctcctcctaTGCCGTTCGTCATTGTGCTCGATCCAGCTCGCCtagcctcctcttcccccccacccccttctcaaGGCATTTGacggttgtgtgtgtgggtgtgtactGTGCGTTCTCTGAGGGTCAAGCATGCACTTCTCCCGTGTTTCGGTGCCGGGCATCAAGCGTGTCATCACCATCTGTAGCGCCAAGGGCGGTGTAGGCAagtccaccacctccgtcaATGTTGCTCTTTCGCTGAAGAACATGGGGTACCGCGTCGGCCTCGTCGATGCAGACATCACAGGGCCGTCCATTCCTACGATGATGGGAGTGGAAGGCTCGCAGGTCGAGACGTACCGCGTTGCCGGCAGTGACCGTTTCGGCCCGCCCATGAACTTTGGTGTGAAGGTGATGAGCATGGGGCTCATCGTCCCCTACGACGAGGCCATCGCCGTGCGTGGGCCTATGGTGAACAAGTACATCCGCGCCCTGCTCTTCCAAACCGATTGGGACGAACTCGACTACCTCCTCATCGACATGCCGCCCGGCACCAATGACGTGCATCTCACAATCACGCAGGAGGTCACGCTCTCCGGGGCTGTTATTGTCTCGACGCCGCAGAAGGTAGCGCTCATCGATGTGCGGCGTGGCATTGACCTGTTCGCGGCTGTGAATGCGCCGGTGCTGGGGCTTGTGGAGAACATGAGCTACTTCCAGTGCGACGGCTGCGACACGCGACATTACCTCTTCGGCCACGGTGGCGTGGCacacgcggcggcggagtTGGGCGTGCCGTTTCTCGGAGAAATCCCGTTTGTGAGTCGCATTATGCAGGACACCGACGAGGGTATACCTCCGGCACTGCGCGGAGACGCGACGTTGGAGGCGGCGAAGCCGTACTACGAGCTTGCCGAGCGCATCCACGCCACCTTGGACGGGAGTGAAAGGGACAcggctggcggtggcaaaGGGAGGGTTGACCGAcacgccgcccccgcccccgaGCCGACCATCACATTTGAGTGAGAGGCGTGCAGGAGGACGACTCAGAAGCAAATCCGAAAACAATGTGACGCTGGCTTTGCAGAGAGTGACGCTCTCTCGATGAGCTGGccgccccccttctccccgccTATCACCGTCACTGGGGTCCATCCTTGAGGGAATGAGGAGGGTGCCAGCcgggaggaaaggggatCATCACGGTGCTCTCGATCTTCTTCCCCCGCTTCGCGACGATGATGAAACTGCCGCGTCCCCTCTCTGGATGTCCTTCCCacttttcttccccccccccctcacttGCTGCCCTGCTCCATTGTGTTTCCTCcggctcctctctctgtcttccTTTGCTtccactgccccccccccccccctcctctcctctcctctccagcCACACCCAGCCTGATAGTCATTCTCGTCATCGTCCATCATCCGCatttgtgtttgtgtgtctccTGCCCGGTTGCGTACAGCCGCCTCCCTTTAAAAAAAatcccctccctcacatcCTCCCCTCCGTGCGCTTCACCTTTCAGGAAGCGCACATCGAGCTTGCGCCACGTACTCTACTCTGAGAAGGAGAGCAGTGTC contains the following coding sequences:
- a CDS encoding putative 40S ribosomal protein S29 gives rise to the protein MGHLDQWRSRQKIGMGKGARCCVICSNQKALIRKYELNVCRQCFRENAEHIGFTKLR
- a CDS encoding MRP protein-like protein, which encodes MHFSRVSVPGIKRVITICSAKGGVGKSTTSVNVALSLKNMGYRVGLVDADITGPSIPTMMGVEGSQVETYRVAGSDRFGPPMNFGVKVMSMGLIVPYDEAIAVRGPMVNKYIRALLFQTDWDELDYLLIDMPPGTNDVHLTITQEVTLSGAVIVSTPQKVALIDVRRGIDLFAAVNAPVLGLVENMSYFQCDGCDTRHYLFGHGGVAHAAAELGVPFLGEIPFVSRIMQDTDEGIPPALRGDATLEAAKPYYELAERIHATLDGSERDTAGGGKGRVDRHAAPAPEPTITFE